From Candidatus Bathyarchaeum sp.:
TGGTGGACGGAAACNNNNNNNNNNNNNNNNNNNNNNNNNNNNNNNNNNNNNNNNNNNNNNNNNNNNNNNNNNNNNNNNNNNNNNNNNNNNNNNNNNNNNNNNNNNNNNNNNNNNGCCTGATTTGAAGGATGATTTTGTTGAAGTTTGTTATAACATGGTGGACGGAAACTTGCACAAAGTCAACTTCCATAACAAAGCCACGGTCATAACTTACAAGGTTCCTCCAGATTATGGGGGTTACTCTAGCAAGTTTCCTGACCGGATAAACAAGGACTTGGTTGGTTCGGAGGTGGATTTGAGTGCTGCCTATAAGCTGGTTTCTGAAAGTGGAACCGTTCGGGTGTATCCGGGTTCTATGGAGTTGCGGGATAACCAAGTTTTTGCGTTGGGGTCTCGTGCCGTGGGTGTGGTAGGCATCGGCGATACTATCGCAGAAGCCCGCGAAAAGTCCCTAGACGGTATAAAGGCTATCAAAGGCGGGGAACTGTGGAACCGAAACGACATTGCCTTAAAGTCTCACATTGAACAAAGCATAAAACACATGCAAGCGTTGAGGAGGCTCTAATGTCAGTCCGTCCTTCTAAATCTGAACGCGTGTTCGTTACAGACTGCGAAGGTCCAATCTCAAAAAACGACAACGCCTTCGAGTTGGCAAAACATTTCATTCCCGACGGCGGCAGCTTCTTTGCTTTAATCAGCAAATACGACGACGTTCTGGCAGATATCGTAAAAAAACCCAACTACAAAGCAGGGGACACCCTCCGACTTATCTTGCCCTTTTTGAAGGCCTATGAAGCAACAAACAAAAAGATTCTAGATTTCTCTGCAAAGAATGTCTTGTTTGTTCCTGGAGCCAAAGACACCCTAAACTTTGTGCAAAACAGTGTTCCCTCTTTTATTGTCAGCACCAGTTACGAGCAGTATATTGCCTCTTTGTGTGAACTAACCGGATTTTTCTTTGATAACACCTATTGCACTTTGCTGGATTTAGACAAGTATTACGTGCCCCTTGAAGAGACAATGTTGCTCAGGCAGTTAACTGCAGAAATTTCTGTTATGCCCATGATTGAAATTCCTAAAAATGCTATGTCGGTTGATGATTTTTCGTATCGAGACCAAGAAACCATTAAGATGTTGGATGACATTTTTTGGACTCAACTTCGGGAGATGACTTCAAGAAGAATGTTGTCTGAAGTTAATCCTGTTGGAGGAACCGAAAAAGCCCGTTCAGTGGAAGATATTGTTGAGCGCGTTGATTGTGATCTTGACCAGATTATGTATGTGGGTGACAGCATAACTGATGCTCAGGCTTTGAAGCTGGTTCGAGAAAACGGCGGCTTAGCAGTTTCTTTTAATGGAAACGATTATTCTGTTCGGGAAGCTGACATTGCTGTTTTGTCTGGTAACACTGTGGTTACTTCTGTTTTGGCTGAAGCTTTCTTCAGAAAAGGCAAAGACGAAGCAATCAACTTGGTTAATGAGTGGGATCCTGCGGGTCTTGTCAAGTATTGTGCTTCTGGCCAGTTGCGTAATCAGATGCTTGAGGTGTTTTCTGAAGGTTTTCCACAGGTTGAGCTTGTAACTGATGAGTCTGTGGAGCGTTTGATTTCAGAAAGTAACGTTTTTCGCAAGACCGTAAGGGGAGAAGCTATAGGACAGTTAGGGTAATCACATTTTGTGGGGATTAGAATATGGTGAAGATAGCAATAGAAGACACATATGCAGAAGCTTTTGACGGATTATATGCCCGAGTTATCGTGACCGCAGACCAACCCGAAGTATTAGTAAGAGCAGCAGATGACGCAACCGCTACGCCTTCCATAGTTATTGGACGGGTAGAAGGAGGAATTGAACAGTATTTGACCCCAGACAAGACTCCTGATGGTCGGGTGGGGGCGATTTTGCAGTTTTGGGGCGGAATAAAAGAAGATAAAACCCTAGAACAGAATGTGAAAAAGTTTGAAGCCGAGCTTTCCTTTCGAATCCGCCAAGATATTTTGGTTAAACCTTTTACTGCATTGTATGATGCTCTGGAAAATCCCCAAGGAAAACTGGATATGATGGAGAGGGTTGGTCATTGTGGTGACGGCTACGAAAATGTGGAGAAACGTTCTGGAAGAAACGTGATTACTGTTCCTTTGATGGTTTCTGATTTTATTATTGAACGCGAAATTGGGTACTCCCAAGGAATAATGGGGGCCAACTTTTGGTACATGTGCCAAACCAAACAGGCTGTAATTGAAGCTGGAAACAAAGCTTTAGAAGCCATTCACACTATTCCCGGAATCGTTACTCCTTTTGACATTTGTTCTGCGGGTTCTAAACCTGAAACAAACTATCCTTTGATTGGCCCAACTACTAATCATCCTTACTGTCCTACCTTGAAGAAACAGTTGGGATTAGCTTCCATGGTAGAAGAAGGCGTAAACTACATTCCCGAAATTGTAATCAACGGCACCTCCCTTGAAGCAATGAAAAAAGCCATGAAAACCGGCATCGAAGCAGCAATGGAAGTTGACGGCGTGGTAAAAATTTCTGCAGGCAACTACGAAGGCAAACTAGGCAAACACAAAATCTTTTTGCGGGAGCTATTCTGATGACCTTTGACGTTGTTGGCTTTGGCGCCCTCAACTTGGATAAACTTTTCAAAGTAAACATCATCGCAAAAGAAGAACAGGAATGCTTCATCAAAACTGTAACAGAATCCCCTGGAGGCTCTGCAGCCAACACAACCGTAGGCACTGCAAGGCTAGAACTCAAAACAGGCTACATCGGCAAAATAGCCAAAGACCGGGAAGGTCAAGTGCTACTAAACGAATTCAAAAAAGAAGGCGTTGACACCAAAGGCATAACCGTTTCCAAAACCGGTAGAAGCGGAACAGTTATGGGTTTTGTGGACCCCAATGGCGACCGGGCCCTGTATGTGGACCCAGGAGTAAACGACAGAATAAACATCAAAGACGTCAAAATGGATTATGTTTCTGACACAAAATTTTTGCATTTAACCTCCTTTGTTGGAGAAAAAACTTTTCGCACCCAAAAAGAGGTTCTAAAACAGCTTTTAGATGTGCGGATTAGTTTTGATCCCGGAGCCCTTTACATAAACAAGGGCATCAATGGCTTGAAGTCCATTATTGAGCAAAGCAGTGTCATGTTTCCTAATTCTTTGGAGCTGATGCAACTTACTGGAAAAGACTACAAGGAAGGCGCGAAGGTTTTGTTGGATTTGGGTGTAGAGATAGTTGCCGTCAAGTTGGGTAAAGAAGGTTGTTATGTTACTGACGGAAATGAGCAACATACCATTGAAGCCTACAAAGTAAAGGCAGTTGATACTACTGGCGCTGGAGATGCTTTTTGTGCAGGTTTCCTGTACGGATTGATTAAACAAAAAGACCTCTACGAGTGCGGACAAATCGGGAACTTTGTTGCTTCCCGATGCGTGCAAAGAATGGGTGCAAGAACAGGACTGCCCCATTTAGCAGACCTGAAAAACCTCTAGAATTTTTTCTTTAGGTATTCTATCATGGACTCAAAGACTAGTTTTCCGTCTCCGTAAGTTGACGGTTTTTCTGTTTTAGTCCAATCAGGTAACTGCCACCCATAGAAGGCTCGTTCAGGGTGAGGCATTAACCCAAAAACTGTTCCTGCAGGGTTGCAGATTCCCGCAATGTCATGGAATGCACCGTTGGGGTTAGTTGGATACTCTCCGTTGGCATAGTCGCCGTCTTTAGAGCTATAGCGGAAGACCAGTTGGTCGTTGTCGTAGAGTTTTTGCAGATATTTTTGTTCCTTTTCTTTGGCAAACAAGAACCTCCCCTCACCATGAGCAATGGGCAGGTGTATGACTTTGCCTTTGGGAATTTTTTGAGTAAAAATACAGTTACCCTTGTTTTCGTGCTTAAGATGAATCCACTTACAACGATAACCAATCGGAATGTTAGTCGCCAATGTTGCTTCGGGAATTTGGCTGATTCCCTCAAAACCCGGCAACAGTCCTGCTTCAACTAATACTTGAAAACCATTACAAATTCCAATTATGGGGCGTTCTTCTTCGTCAAACTGTTTGAGGTCTTTGCGGAGCTTGGTTACTGTTCCAGTTGCCCAAATGGCACCTGCCCGAACATAATCTCCATATGAAAAACCGCCAGGAAAAACTAAAGCATCATAATCTAGGATACAAATGTGTTTAACGATCTCGTTGAAATGAAAAACATCCGCCTTGGCGCCTAAATCATCAAAGGCTCGTTTGGTTTCTGCGTCACAGTTGGTTCCTCCAACACGCATAACCAGAACACGAACATCCTCTGTTTTCATACCATCACGCTCCTAGAACGCTTTTCCAGCGCCTCCGCAACTCATCAATGCTAGAACACAAGGCATATTTGCCATCCAAGCCAGTAACCGACAAAACTGGTTCTTTAGTTACAGAGCCAATTTCTTCACAGTCAACATCTTTCATCAGTTCTTCAAAGCCGTCTTTGTTCTTTGGTGAAACTTCAACAAGGAACCTGCTGTTAGACTCAGAAAACAGAACAAAATCGTTTCTACAAACTTCTTTAGTTCTGGAAACCTTACCAAGGTCCAACTCCAAACCATAACCGCTGCTAAAGGCCATCTCAGCAGCCGCCACAGCCAAACCACCTTCAGAGAGGTCGTGACATGTCCGTAGGTAACCGTTGTCGATAGCTTCAGTTATCTTATCCATGGTTTTCTTTGCCTGTTCCAGCCTAACTTGGGGAACAGAATTTCCTAAAACACCCTTAGTTTGATAGTAAGCAGAACCACCTAACTCAGCATAGGTTTTACCCACAAGGTAGATGCTGTTTCCGGGCTGTTTGAGTTCCATGGACACTGTTTTTCGTACATCTGGAATAATTCCAATGGCAGTGACCAACAAAGTCGGAGTAACCGGGCCCATCGGAGACTCGTTATATAGGCTGTCTTTTCCTGAAATGAATGGAGCTTCAAATCCTTTAGCGAAATCATAACACGCCTTGCATGCACTGACCAAGGAACCTAGCCTGTCGGGCTTTTGGGGATTGCCCCACGTGAAGTTGTCCAAAAGGGCAATTCGTCTGCCTCCTACTGCAACGTTGTTTCTGAGAGCCTCATCAATACAGGAAGCTGCCATCCAGTAGGGGTCAATTTTGCCGTAGTTCGTGTTCAATCCCGAAGAAACAACCACTCCCCTCCATGAATCTGCAAGGGGCTTCAAAACTGATGCATCGTTTGGTCCCCCATACTTGCTTTGCAGGGGCTTTAGGACGGTGTTGCCTTTGACTTCGTGGTCGTAACTTCGAATTACTTTTTCTTTGCTTGCAATATTAGGCAAAGAAAGCACCTCTAACAGTTCCTTGTTTAGGTCTGTTGGCTCTGGAAGTGTGGGTTCTTCCAGTTTTGGTGGCTGCCAATCAGTAGAAGCAACAAATTTTGGAGGCACAAAAATAAAATCAAGGTCAAGGTCTGCCACCAGTTCTCCGTTGTAAGTTACTTTTAACATACCATCCGTTGTGAATTTGCCGATGGGGGCTGCTGTTACATTTTCTGTTTCAAAAATTTCCATGGCTTTTTCTAAATTCTTTTCAGGAACCGACAAAAGCATTCGTTCTTGGGATTCTGAAACATAAATTTCCCAAGGAGCCAAACCCTGATACTTTAACGGAATCTTTTCCAAGAAAACATGAATCCCCAAGTTAGAGCGCTCAGCCATCTCTCCGGTTCCACAAGAGATTCCTCCGCCCCCGATATCGGTTATTGCGGAGCCTAAACCCGCATCTCGCATTTTTACTACGGCTCGTTTTACGCGTTCTTCTTCTATGGGGTTTGCAATCTGAACTGCTGGGCGGGAAATTTCTTCGGATTCTTTGGTTAATTCTGCAGACGCAAAAGTAACTCCGTGGATTCCATCTCTGCCAGTTTCTCCACCTACCAGAAGAGCAATGTCGCCAGCTCGGGTGTCTTTTATGAATTTGTCTTTGGGCAATAATCCAATGCAGCCACAGTAAACTACGACGTTTCCGACGTAGCTTTCATCAAAATTTATGGCACCATTAATTGTCGGGATGCCCATGTTGTTTCCGTAGGTGCCAATTCCTGCAACTACGCCACTGTAAANNNNNNNNNNNNNNNNNNNNNNNNNNNNNNNNNNNNNNNNNNNNNNNNNNNNNNNNNNNNNNNNNNNNNNNNNNNNNNNNNNNNNNNNNNNNNNNNNNNNGGGATGCCCATGTTGTTTCCGTAGGTGCCAATTCCTGCAACTACGCCACTGTAAACATATTTTGGGTGTTTGGTTCCAGGGGGCAATTTGTTGTAATCGTAATCTAAGGGGCCAAAACACAAAACATCCGTGCAGGCGATGGGGTCTGCCCAAACTGCTAACACATCACGGATGACTCCACCGGTTCCAGTTGCAGCACCGCCAAAGGGTTCGATGGCAGAGGGGTGGTTGTGGGTTTCTACTTTTGCTGCGATGGCGTGATTTTTGTCAAAATCGATTATGCCGGCGTTGTCTTCAAAAACTGAAATACACCATTCGGGGTTAAGTTCTTTGGTTGCTTTTGCGATGTAAGTTTTAAACAAACTGCTGACTTTGCCTTCTGGCGTGGTTATGTCGCCTTTGAAGGTCTTGTGATAACAATGCTCCGACCAAGTTTGCCCGATGGTTTGCAGTTCTACGTCGGTGGGGTTGCGGTTTTTTTGGGCAAAATAGTTTTGGACAATTTTCATTTCGTTTAAGTTCAGACCCAGACCCATTTTGGAGCTGATTTGCAGTAACTCTTCGTCGTCTGCGTCTTGAAGGTTGATTTCTACAAGTTCAAAGGGCACGTCTTTTTTGACGTAGCGGCTCATTTTTCTTCCTCAATTTTGAAGCTGTAGTTGTCTTTTGTTGGGTTCGCAAGAAGTTTTCGGCACATTTCATCCACCATTTCCTGTGCTGTTTGTTTGGATTGGGCATCAAAAACTACCACGTACACCTTGCTCACGTTAGCCTTTTGGACAGAAAACTTTAGCTCCCTTAATGATTGAGCAGTCATTTCCCCTTCGGGGTCAGAATGTCCCGGCTTGAGGCTGACCTCTATTCTTGCGCGATACATTTGAGATTGTAAGTGAAAAAATCAAAATTTAAATGTTATTTACTGGAAAATTTAAATGAACGAATAAATTCCATGTTAGTAGTCAGGTTAATTTTTGCAGAAACTTTGCAGTATTCTATTCGTTTCAACACGATTTGTTGATGGATAGCTCTGGAAAGTGTAGTAAGGCAAAATGACAAACCTTCATGCCGTCGCCGAATCATGACCACTTTCCAAAGTTTTCCGCCGCTACTTAACCCCTTAAGTAAGGTTGGATTATCCAACCATGTTTATAAGGTTTTGCTAAACAAAAATTGAAATCAAATTGAATCGAACAAAGTTAACTCCATCGTTTTCGTTTTCTTGAATATAACAGGTATATGAAAAATGGAACACCCAGTAACGAAGTTATTATTCCGACAGGAATTTCTACGGGCATTATTACCAGCCGAGCTGCAGTATCAGAACATAATAACAAAAGAGCGCCTACTACTGCGCTACAGGGTAAAAGGAACCTGTTGTCATTGCCCACAAGCAACCGTGAAATATGGGGTGACGTCAAGCCAACAAAGCCTATGACTCCCGTGAATGCGACTACACTGGCGGTTGATAATGTTGATAATGTCATACATATGACAAGCACATGTTTAGAGTTTACTCCTACGCTTGTTGCGGCTTCTTCTCCTAGGCTCATTACATTAAGGTTCCATGATTGTTGCATCATGAAAATTAGGGTAACTGAAACTATTACAAAAGGAATAAGTATGCTTTCCCACGTCACAGAAGTTAATCCTCCCATGAGCCAAAACACGATTGCTTCAAGGACTTCATGTTCGGGAATAATATATTGAATAAGGGAAATCAAAGCTGAAAACAAGTATCCAACTGCTACTCCTGCTAAGATTACTGTTTCAGCAGTCATTCCTCGTAGGCGTGCAATAAAATAAACCAGCAGCATCGCTAGTAAACTAAAGCCAAAGGCACTTGCAACTACGATATAGTTGTTGTGTCCACTAAACAAAAAAGATCCAAAGGCAATTGCGAATGCGGCACCAAAGCCTGCGGCTGAAGATATTCCCAAAACATAAGAAGAAACCAAAGGGTTTTGCAGGGCTCCCTGCATAGTAGTTCCTGAAGATGCAAGTCCAGCACCTGCAATCATTGCCAAAATTATGCGTGGAAGGCGCAAATCAAGAACAATTAACTGGGTTATCTGGGATTCGACTGGCATTTCTAAGTGGAAAAAATGGGAAAAAATAACGTTGGTTGCTTGGGTGAATCTGGGGGATCCTGCTCCAAAACTAATGGCAAAGATTGTTACCAGTAGCAAAGCAAGAAAAAAAGAGAGGATAATGAAGATTTTTCTTTTGGTATTTTTGTTGTAGATGTTGGTTAGGTCCGAAGCTGTACTCATGGATAGGTGTAGACTCCTTCAAGGTCTAGTTCAAAGAATTTTTGAACCAGTTCTTGATGCACTGCAGCTGGATCAATGTCTTGGAATTGTTCGGGATTGAACCATTTTGCCCAGTAAAGCAAACCAACAGGATACCGAAGTCCAGTGCAAAGAGTTGAATCATAGATATGAACACGTTCGTCGTTGATTGCGGTTGTTAATTCTAAGGCGGTTCGGCTGGTCATGTCGTTGTACATGTCTTCAAAATCTGCAATGTCGTGTTCTTCGCTGGTTATCATTCGCAAAATAACATCAGGATTTTGTTCTGCCACGTATTCTGGACTTAGCACCGGTGAGGAAATGGTTTCGTTATATCCTTGAGCAATGCTAACTCCACCAGCATTAACAAGAATTTGATAACGAACGCTCAATCCACTGAAGGTTTTCCATTGTTTTGACCACTCGACGAAAACACGGGCTCTGTCTTCTTCAGCAATGTTTCCAATGCGCTCATTTACTAGGTCTTCATAGTAGTTAATGAACTCTAAAATTTCTTCGGCTTTATCTTCTTTGCCCAGTATTGTACCCATGTAATCAACAATTGTTGGCAACCGAGTGACGTTTCCAGGCTGTTCAATTATGACTGCAATTCCTGCTGATTTGATTTGGTCCAAAAGCTCAGTTTTGCGAGACAGCATGGTGTCAGCAAATAGTACGTCAGGTTCCATTTCTAGAATTACTTCAACGTTGGGGGATGCTGAAGATTCT
This genomic window contains:
- a CDS encoding formylmethanofuran--tetrahydromethanopterin N-formyltransferase, with the translated sequence MVKIAIEDTYAEAFDGLYARVIVTADQPEVLVRAADDATATPSIVIGRVEGGIEQYLTPDKTPDGRVGAILQFWGGIKEDKTLEQNVKKFEAELSFRIRQDILVKPFTALYDALENPQGKLDMMERVGHCGDGYENVEKRSGRNVITVPLMVSDFIIEREIGYSQGIMGANFWYMCQTKQAVIEAGNKALEAIHTIPGIVTPFDICSAGSKPETNYPLIGPTTNHPYCPTLKKQLGLASMVEEGVNYIPEIVINGTSLEAMKKAMKTGIEAAMEVDGVVKISAGNYEGKLGKHKIFLRELF
- a CDS encoding carbohydrate kinase family protein, with amino-acid sequence MTFDVVGFGALNLDKLFKVNIIAKEEQECFIKTVTESPGGSAANTTVGTARLELKTGYIGKIAKDREGQVLLNEFKKEGVDTKGITVSKTGRSGTVMGFVDPNGDRALYVDPGVNDRINIKDVKMDYVSDTKFLHLTSFVGEKTFRTQKEVLKQLLDVRISFDPGALYINKGINGLKSIIEQSSVMFPNSLELMQLTGKDYKEGAKVLLDLGVEIVAVKLGKEGCYVTDGNEQHTIEAYKVKAVDTTGAGDAFCAGFLYGLIKQKDLYECGQIGNFVASRCVQRMGARTGLPHLADLKNL
- the purQ gene encoding phosphoribosylformylglycinamidine synthase subunit PurQ; the protein is MKTEDVRVLVMRVGGTNCDAETKRAFDDLGAKADVFHFNEIVKHICILDYDALVFPGGFSYGDYVRAGAIWATGTVTKLRKDLKQFDEEERPIIGICNGFQVLVEAGLLPGFEGISQIPEATLATNIPIGYRCKWIHLKHENKGNCIFTQKIPKGKVIHLPIAHGEGRFLFAKEKEQKYLQKLYDNDQLVFRYSSKDGDYANGEYPTNPNGAFHDIAGICNPAGTVFGLMPHPERAFYGWQLPDWTKTEKPSTYGDGKLVFESMIEYLKKKF
- the purL gene encoding phosphoribosylformylglycinamidine synthase subunit PurL yields the protein YSGVVAGIGTYGNNMGIPTINGAINFDESYVGNVVVYCGCIGLLPKDKFIKDTRAGDIALLVGGETGRDGIHGVTFASAELTKESEEISRPAVQIANPIEEERVKRAVVKMRDAGLGSAITDIGGGGISCGTGEMAERSNLGIHVFLEKIPLKYQGLAPWEIYVSESQERMLLSVPEKNLEKAMEIFETENVTAAPIGKFTTDGMLKVTYNGELVADLDLDFIFVPPKFVASTDWQPPKLEEPTLPEPTDLNKELLEVLSLPNIASKEKVIRSYDHEVKGNTVLKPLQSKYGGPNDASVLKPLADSWRGVVVSSGLNTNYGKIDPYWMAASCIDEALRNNVAVGGRRIALLDNFTWGNPQKPDRLGSLVSACKACYDFAKGFEAPFISGKDSLYNESPMGPVTPTLLVTAIGIIPDVRKTVSMELKQPGNSIYLVGKTYAELGGSAYYQTKGVLGNSVPQVRLEQAKKTMDKITEAIDNGYLRTCHDLSEGGLAVAAAEMAFSSGYGLELDLGKVSRTKEVCRNDFVLFSESNSRFLVEVSPKNKDGFEELMKDVDCEEIGSVTKEPVLSVTGLDGKYALCSSIDELRRRWKSVLGA
- a CDS encoding AIR synthase related protein gives rise to the protein MSRYVKKDVPFELVEINLQDADDEELLQISSKMGLGLNLNEMKIVQNYFAQKNRNPTDVELQTIGQTWSEHCYHKTFKGDITTPEGKVSSLFKTYIAKATKELNPEWCISVFEDNAGIIDFDKNHAIAAKVETHNHPSAIEPFGGAATGTGGVIRDVLAVWADPIACTDVLCFGPLDYDYNKLPPGTKHPKYVYSGVVAGIGTYGNNMGIP
- the purS gene encoding phosphoribosylformylglycinamidine synthase subunit PurS, whose amino-acid sequence is MYRARIEVSLKPGHSDPEGEMTAQSLRELKFSVQKANVSKVYVVVFDAQSKQTAQEMVDEMCRKLLANPTKDNYSFKIEEEK
- a CDS encoding iron ABC transporter permease, which encodes MSTASDLTNIYNKNTKRKIFIILSFFLALLLVTIFAISFGAGSPRFTQATNVIFSHFFHLEMPVESQITQLIVLDLRLPRIILAMIAGAGLASSGTTMQGALQNPLVSSYVLGISSAAGFGAAFAIAFGSFLFSGHNNYIVVASAFGFSLLAMLLVYFIARLRGMTAETVILAGVAVGYLFSALISLIQYIIPEHEVLEAIVFWLMGGLTSVTWESILIPFVIVSVTLIFMMQQSWNLNVMSLGEEAATSVGVNSKHVLVICMTLSTLSTASVVAFTGVIGFVGLTSPHISRLLVGNDNRFLLPCSAVVGALLLLCSDTAARLVIMPVEIPVGIITSLLGVPFFIYLLYSRKRKRWS
- a CDS encoding ABC transporter substrate-binding protein, translated to MNKTNLIIIVIIAALGIGVVAYVANTFVETSEPEAETGSYYVIDTKGNNVTINLPVEKVVSLNSGLTELIYALGNQDKLVGRNSGSTFPNSVLDIPIAGESSASPNVEVILEMEPDVLFADTMLSRKTELLDQIKSAGIAVIIEQPGNVTRLPTIVDYMGTILGKEDKAEEILEFINYYEDLVNERIGNIAEEDRARVFVEWSKQWKTFSGLSVRYQILVNAGGVSIAQGYNETISSPVLSPEYVAEQNPDVILRMITSEEHDIADFEDMYNDMTSRTALELTTAINDERVHIYDSTLCTGLRYPVGLLYWAKWFNPEQFQDIDPAAVHQELVQKFFELDLEGVYTYP